Proteins co-encoded in one Christiangramia fulva genomic window:
- the nadE gene encoding NAD(+) synthase: MSSQKLKIAACQMKVVPGHPDINTKKIITCIREAKENGDDIIIFPEMAIPGYLLSDEWENEAFLVDCLSYNEDIVHASGDIMVVWGNVDIDKNHPGEDGRIRRFNTAFVAQNGEMIGKFYKTLHPDYREFDDDRYFYSARKLAQDEKIPIKDFLQPLQTEINGKHRKIGITLCEDMWSQDYSISPIDLILENGAEFIINISCSPWTWRKNNKRHQVVREHLKNHPVPFIYVNNIGIQNNGKNIFLFEGNTTFYHPDGSLYKIAKSYEECSLRGSIFSEEKEVHENPLLSKKIDHEELLQGLLYGIKNFFKSIKAEKVVIGLSGGVDSSLSAYLLAKALGPDRVFGVNMPSQYNSEITKDIARKLAEKLGIYYAIIPIQEAYDFTEKQLESTQFESLDGSEDKINLELDTLDKENIQARDRGGRVLAGIASALNAVFVNNGNKSETAIGYATLYGDINGALAPIADLYKNEIYSLCRHINEIEEKPIFPKKLFEIPPSAELSAEQNIEEGKGDPLYFPYHDKLFRAFIEFRLDPEDILEMYIDGSLLEKLKIEEGVIETYFENNEKLILDLEDKWRKFKISYFKRIQAPPIIAVSRRAFGFDLRESQNGVHFTRRYQKLKKRLLKID; this comes from the coding sequence ATGAGCAGTCAAAAATTGAAAATTGCGGCATGCCAGATGAAGGTGGTGCCGGGGCATCCCGATATAAATACCAAAAAAATAATAACCTGTATCAGGGAAGCAAAAGAAAATGGAGATGATATCATCATATTTCCGGAAATGGCCATTCCGGGCTACCTCCTTTCAGATGAATGGGAAAATGAAGCTTTTCTGGTTGACTGTCTGAGCTATAATGAAGATATCGTTCATGCTTCTGGAGATATTATGGTGGTGTGGGGAAATGTCGATATCGATAAAAACCATCCGGGTGAAGACGGCAGGATTCGTCGGTTCAATACAGCATTTGTAGCTCAGAATGGGGAAATGATCGGGAAATTTTATAAAACTCTTCATCCCGATTACCGAGAATTTGATGATGACCGCTATTTCTATTCAGCAAGAAAACTGGCCCAGGATGAAAAAATCCCGATTAAAGATTTTCTTCAGCCCTTACAAACAGAGATCAATGGAAAACACAGAAAAATAGGGATCACCCTCTGCGAAGATATGTGGAGCCAGGATTATTCAATAAGTCCCATAGATCTCATTCTGGAAAACGGAGCCGAATTCATCATCAATATATCCTGCTCACCCTGGACCTGGAGGAAAAATAATAAAAGGCATCAGGTAGTACGGGAACATCTAAAAAATCATCCCGTTCCCTTTATTTACGTTAATAACATCGGAATTCAGAATAACGGGAAAAATATTTTCCTCTTTGAAGGAAATACCACATTTTATCACCCCGATGGTTCGTTGTATAAAATTGCCAAATCATATGAGGAATGCAGCCTTCGCGGAAGTATTTTCAGCGAGGAAAAGGAAGTTCATGAAAATCCTTTGCTTTCAAAAAAAATTGATCACGAAGAGTTGCTCCAGGGGTTACTATATGGAATTAAGAATTTTTTTAAGTCTATAAAGGCTGAAAAAGTTGTAATAGGACTTAGCGGTGGAGTTGATTCTTCCCTGAGCGCCTATCTTCTTGCAAAAGCCCTGGGCCCTGACAGGGTTTTCGGCGTAAATATGCCCTCACAGTATAATTCGGAAATCACCAAAGATATCGCCCGGAAATTAGCTGAAAAGCTCGGGATCTATTATGCGATTATTCCTATTCAGGAGGCCTATGATTTTACTGAAAAACAGCTGGAATCTACACAATTTGAAAGCCTGGACGGTTCAGAAGATAAAATAAACCTGGAATTGGATACCCTGGATAAGGAAAATATTCAGGCGCGGGATCGCGGCGGCCGCGTTTTGGCAGGAATTGCCTCTGCACTTAACGCAGTTTTTGTCAATAATGGGAATAAAAGTGAAACCGCCATCGGTTATGCCACGCTATATGGCGATATCAATGGAGCGCTGGCCCCTATTGCCGATCTCTATAAGAATGAAATCTATTCGCTATGCAGACATATTAATGAAATTGAAGAAAAGCCAATTTTTCCTAAAAAGTTATTTGAGATTCCTCCTTCAGCCGAATTAAGTGCTGAACAAAATATCGAAGAAGGAAAGGGCGATCCTTTATATTTTCCCTATCACGACAAGCTTTTCCGGGCTTTTATAGAATTCCGCCTCGATCCGGAAGATATTCTCGAAATGTATATTGACGGCAGCCTGCTTGAAAAATTGAAAATCGAAGAAGGAGTTATTGAAACCTATTTTGAAAATAATGAAAAGCTTATTCTCGACCTCGAAGATAAATGGAGAAAATTTAAGATCTCCTATTTTAAACGAATCCAGGCACCTCCAATAATTGCCGTTAGTCGGCGCGCGTTTGGTTTTGACCTTCGGGAATCACAAAACGGCGTTCATTTTACCCGAAGATACCAGAAATTAAAAAAGAGATTGCTGAAAATAGATTAA
- a CDS encoding MlaE family ABC transporter permease, protein METASGLGEKSKLFFSEVGEISYFAGRFFKEAVKPPFEFKELLHQCYKMGNRSMLLVVVTGFILGLVFTLQSRPTLMEFGAESWMPSMVGISIVREIGPVIIALICAGKIGSGIGAELGSMRVTEQIDAMEVSGTNPFKYLVVTRIMAATLMLPLLIVMGDAIALIGSAIVEHLKGEVSYLLYFNQVIDAITFTDLIPATIKSFFFGFAIGLIGCYKGYYCSKGTVGVGEASNSAVVYSSMLLFFIDFIAVFVADIFF, encoded by the coding sequence ATGGAAACTGCATCAGGCTTAGGCGAAAAATCAAAACTTTTCTTTTCTGAAGTAGGAGAGATCTCTTATTTCGCCGGTCGTTTTTTTAAAGAAGCCGTAAAACCGCCTTTCGAATTTAAGGAGCTGTTACATCAGTGTTATAAAATGGGCAATAGATCGATGTTGCTTGTGGTAGTAACCGGATTCATCCTCGGCCTGGTGTTCACCCTTCAATCCCGCCCTACACTTATGGAATTTGGAGCGGAATCCTGGATGCCTTCTATGGTTGGCATTTCTATAGTCAGGGAAATTGGTCCGGTAATTATTGCACTAATCTGCGCCGGTAAAATTGGTTCTGGAATTGGCGCCGAATTGGGATCGATGCGCGTAACAGAGCAGATAGACGCGATGGAAGTTTCTGGAACAAATCCCTTCAAATACCTGGTGGTTACCAGGATCATGGCGGCAACGCTTATGCTTCCACTTTTAATTGTCATGGGAGATGCTATTGCACTTATCGGTTCAGCGATTGTGGAACATTTAAAAGGAGAGGTTTCCTATTTACTGTATTTCAACCAGGTGATTGATGCCATAACTTTTACAGATCTTATTCCGGCAACCATAAAATCATTCTTTTTTGGATTTGCGATTGGCCTCATTGGTTGTTACAAGGGATATTATTGTTCTAAAGGTACGGTGGGAGTAGGAGAGGCTTCAAACTCGGCAGTGGTTTATTCTTCCATGCTCCTCTTTTTTATAGATTTTATAGCAGTGTTCGTCGCCGATATTTTTTTCTGA
- a CDS encoding ABC transporter ATP-binding protein, whose protein sequence is MGNLKNIEPILEIENLSKSFGENAVLNGFNLKLYAGENLVVMGKSGSGKSVMIKCLVGLMRADSGCIKIKGQDITSLEHEKLDILRTEIGFLFQGSALYDSMTVRENLEFPLRRHKKMKKIKGHTENLVREALRNVGLEHTIDLMPSELSGGMQRRVALARALILKPGIILYDEPTTGLDPITSKEIIELMRKVQETYHTSSLIITHDVDCARVISNRMILLIDGINYAEGTFEELSNLKDPKVQAFFKN, encoded by the coding sequence ATGGGAAATCTTAAAAACATAGAACCGATCCTGGAAATTGAAAATCTAAGCAAGAGCTTTGGAGAAAATGCGGTGCTTAATGGATTCAATTTGAAGCTATACGCAGGTGAAAACCTGGTGGTAATGGGGAAATCGGGTTCCGGAAAGTCGGTAATGATAAAATGTCTGGTAGGTTTGATGAGGGCTGATAGCGGATGCATAAAAATTAAAGGCCAGGATATTACAAGTCTGGAACACGAAAAACTGGATATTCTAAGAACCGAAATAGGTTTTCTTTTCCAGGGAAGTGCGCTGTACGATTCCATGACCGTGAGAGAAAATCTCGAATTTCCTCTAAGAAGACATAAAAAAATGAAAAAAATTAAAGGTCATACCGAAAATCTTGTTCGCGAAGCATTGCGGAATGTGGGTCTTGAACATACTATAGACCTCATGCCTTCTGAACTCTCCGGCGGTATGCAAAGAAGGGTGGCCCTGGCACGTGCGCTAATCTTAAAACCCGGAATCATACTCTATGATGAACCCACAACAGGTCTGGATCCCATCACCTCCAAAGAGATCATCGAATTGATGAGAAAGGTGCAGGAAACCTATCACACATCTTCTTTGATCATTACTCATGATGTAGATTGCGCAAGAGTGATCTCTAACAGAATGATTCTACTTATTGATGGTATTAATTATGCAGAAGGAACTTTTGAAGAATTATCTAATTTAAAAGATCCCAAAGTACAGGCTTTCTTTAAAAATTAA
- a CDS encoding MlaD family protein, translated as MEKSNSQKLKLGVFVVIGTLILIVALYFIGNKQHMFTSNIILYSEFENINGLQIGNNVRYSGINVGNVKKIEMLGERRILVEMMIDESTGKFIQKDAIASIGSDGLVGSMVLNIVPGNLNPAPVKSGDTIASYSRIGADDMLSTLNVTNENAALLTSDLLKITNKILKGKGTLGVLISDSTMAGNIKQSLFNLKNASEEADLAIAKINRQLENFDLQKGVAGVLLNDTLRANQMKDIITNLENSSEKINAISAEIDGLVKEIRGGNGALNYLTKNEALVKNIDTTMLNIKESSVKFNENMEALRDNFFFRHYFKKLERQKQKELKKD; from the coding sequence ATGGAAAAGTCAAACTCACAAAAATTGAAATTAGGAGTTTTCGTGGTTATCGGGACTCTTATACTTATTGTAGCGCTTTATTTTATAGGTAATAAGCAACATATGTTCACATCTAATATCATTTTATATTCAGAATTTGAAAATATAAATGGCCTCCAAATTGGCAATAATGTACGCTATTCCGGAATAAACGTTGGAAATGTGAAAAAGATTGAAATGTTAGGAGAACGAAGAATTTTGGTTGAGATGATGATAGATGAATCAACAGGAAAATTCATTCAAAAAGATGCCATCGCCTCTATTGGATCAGACGGACTCGTAGGTAGTATGGTACTGAATATTGTTCCCGGCAATTTGAATCCTGCACCTGTAAAATCGGGAGATACAATTGCTTCTTATAGCAGAATTGGCGCAGATGACATGCTGTCTACCTTAAATGTGACTAATGAAAATGCTGCTTTGCTCACGTCTGATCTTTTAAAGATCACCAATAAAATTCTTAAAGGCAAAGGTACTCTGGGCGTTCTAATTAGTGATTCTACCATGGCTGGAAATATTAAGCAAAGCCTATTTAACCTTAAAAATGCCAGTGAAGAAGCAGATTTAGCGATTGCAAAGATCAACCGTCAGCTGGAAAACTTTGATCTTCAGAAAGGTGTGGCCGGTGTACTGCTGAACGATACTCTTCGGGCAAATCAGATGAAAGATATAATCACCAATCTTGAGAATTCATCCGAAAAGATAAATGCGATTTCAGCAGAAATAGACGGATTGGTAAAGGAAATTCGCGGCGGCAACGGAGCATTAAATTACCTCACTAAAAATGAGGCGCTGGTTAAAAATATAGATACTACCATGCTTAATATTAAAGAGTCTTCGGTAAAATTCAATGAAAATATGGAGGCTTTAAGAGATAATTTTTTCTTTAGACACTATTTTAAAAAACTGGAAAGGCAGAAGCAAAAAGAATTGAAGAAAGATTAA
- a CDS encoding glycosyltransferase family 2 protein has product MNYEFTIIVPVYNEQECLPELFQKLKDYLQSSSKKSKVLLVDDGSTDGSPAMIKEFCDANEDFHYLLFERNFGKGAALKAAFDHIDTPWLGYLDADLQTYPEDFEILFSLSSKNDLVTGWRKQRKDTLIKRISSKIGNGVRIMFTRDHMHDTGCPLKIIKTSYAKKIPMFKGLQRFLPAMVLLQNGRIAEIEIPHYPRLAGKSKYNFKNRFMGPLIDCFAYVWMRKSYINYNVKEKNE; this is encoded by the coding sequence ATGAATTACGAATTCACCATTATTGTTCCGGTATATAATGAGCAGGAATGTCTTCCTGAACTGTTCCAGAAGCTTAAGGACTATCTTCAAAGTTCTTCTAAAAAATCAAAAGTTTTGCTGGTAGATGACGGATCAACAGATGGAAGTCCGGCAATGATCAAAGAGTTTTGTGATGCTAATGAAGATTTTCATTACCTTCTTTTCGAAAGAAATTTCGGAAAAGGTGCCGCCTTAAAAGCGGCTTTTGATCATATTGATACGCCCTGGCTTGGCTACCTGGATGCCGATTTACAAACCTATCCTGAAGATTTTGAAATTCTTTTTTCACTTTCCAGTAAAAATGACCTGGTGACCGGCTGGAGAAAACAACGAAAAGATACCCTGATCAAACGAATTTCTTCTAAAATTGGAAACGGTGTTCGAATAATGTTTACCCGTGACCATATGCACGATACAGGTTGCCCATTAAAGATCATCAAAACTTCTTACGCCAAAAAAATTCCCATGTTCAAAGGTCTGCAAAGGTTTTTGCCGGCCATGGTCCTGCTGCAGAATGGAAGAATTGCTGAAATAGAAATCCCTCATTACCCCAGATTGGCAGGAAAATCTAAATATAATTTCAAAAATCGTTTCATGGGACCTTTAATTGATTGCTTTGCCTATGTGTGGATGCGCAAATCGTACATCAATTATAATGTGAAGGAAAAAAATGAGTAG
- a CDS encoding lipid-A-disaccharide synthase N-terminal domain-containing protein, whose product MSSWLVYAIGFLAQLLFSGRMFLQWVLSEKSKKIITPVLFWQLSLLASFLLFLYGYLRDDFAIMLGQALTYFIYIRNLQLQGEWLKMPKFLRIFLWIFPVLIVIYGFNNNVYNVQKLFHNEDIPFWLLILGSFAQLIFTLRFVYQWVYSERRKISSLPMGFWLLSLLGSGLILVYGIFRRDPVLLVGHGIGVIMYTRNLYIQKNEIKG is encoded by the coding sequence ATGAGTAGCTGGCTGGTCTATGCAATAGGATTTTTGGCACAACTTCTTTTTTCGGGTAGAATGTTCCTGCAATGGGTACTTAGTGAAAAGAGTAAAAAAATTATAACTCCCGTCCTGTTTTGGCAGCTAAGTTTACTCGCATCTTTTCTTCTTTTTTTATATGGTTATTTACGAGATGATTTTGCCATTATGCTGGGGCAGGCGCTCACATATTTTATCTATATCAGAAATTTACAGTTGCAGGGAGAATGGCTGAAAATGCCAAAATTCCTGCGTATCTTTCTGTGGATTTTCCCTGTACTTATTGTTATTTATGGCTTTAATAATAACGTCTACAATGTTCAGAAGCTGTTCCATAATGAAGATATTCCATTTTGGCTCCTAATTTTAGGCTCATTTGCGCAATTAATTTTTACCTTAAGGTTCGTTTATCAATGGGTTTATTCTGAAAGGAGAAAGATTTCATCCCTGCCCATGGGATTCTGGTTGTTGAGTTTGTTGGGATCCGGCCTGATCCTGGTCTATGGCATCTTCAGAAGAGATCCTGTATTGCTTGTGGGGCATGGAATAGGAGTGATCATGTACACGCGTAATCTATATATTCAGAAGAATGAAATTAAAGGATAA
- a CDS encoding ArnT family glycosyltransferase yields the protein MKLKDNYLLLLVLVCFAIFFVNLDAIYVNIMEARNFITAREMVTMNHWIFTTINGEPRYEKPPLPTWLTAISMMLFGMKSLFALRLPAAIMGSLLVVYLYKISLRLTAHRKFSFVAGLIGATSFYILLSGRDGQWDIFTHAFMTMGIYLLLKTFQNEEHLYQNALGAGLFIGFSFLSKGPVSMYALLLPFLIAYGIVYRYRSFKKIWPALLLVIIVTVIVSASWSLYVYFFDTHDVSRITGREAGRWLDYNVRPFYYYWSFFVQSGIWTLPAFVALLYPYLKNRVFNKPAYKFALLWTLISVILLSVIPEKKSRYLLPVLIPLAMNTAFYMEYLFRRFDMMPRKESWVVYFNFILIAVIGIAFPFAGIIYFKEKLGDIWPWFLMTSVCLLSIGIFILIFLKQKKIKPVFYLSVWFIISIVFFGLPMAGKIETNPHYRSIRSVDAYIEKYSLPIFELKGFTPEIIWEFGKPIKVLWNGENYELPEKNRFLLLATEEQEKEISEIFRNYIAKKIDEIDMNPVGNTHKERLFRELYLIQKTNKK from the coding sequence ATGAAATTAAAGGATAATTACCTTCTTCTACTGGTTCTTGTTTGTTTCGCGATCTTTTTCGTGAATCTTGACGCCATATATGTGAATATTATGGAGGCCCGGAATTTTATTACTGCCCGGGAAATGGTGACTATGAATCATTGGATTTTCACAACGATCAATGGGGAACCACGCTATGAAAAACCGCCTCTTCCTACCTGGCTAACCGCTATTTCAATGATGCTTTTCGGGATGAAAAGTCTTTTCGCGCTTAGATTACCAGCGGCAATTATGGGAAGCCTTTTGGTGGTTTACCTTTATAAAATAAGTCTCCGGCTTACGGCTCATAGAAAATTTTCTTTTGTAGCAGGCCTTATCGGCGCTACTTCGTTCTATATTCTTCTCTCTGGCCGGGACGGACAATGGGACATTTTCACCCACGCTTTTATGACCATGGGTATTTATCTTCTTCTCAAGACTTTTCAAAACGAGGAACATTTATACCAAAATGCACTGGGAGCCGGCCTTTTTATAGGCTTTTCTTTTCTGAGTAAGGGCCCGGTTTCAATGTATGCACTTCTGCTTCCTTTTTTAATTGCGTATGGTATCGTTTATCGGTATCGCTCCTTTAAAAAGATCTGGCCTGCTTTATTACTGGTAATTATAGTTACTGTAATAGTTTCGGCTTCATGGAGCTTATATGTGTATTTTTTCGATACTCATGACGTTTCCCGAATAACAGGCAGGGAAGCCGGCCGTTGGTTAGATTATAACGTGCGGCCCTTTTATTACTACTGGAGCTTTTTTGTACAGAGCGGAATTTGGACTTTGCCGGCATTTGTTGCACTGCTTTATCCGTATCTTAAAAACAGGGTTTTCAATAAACCCGCTTATAAATTCGCCCTTTTGTGGACGCTTATCTCCGTCATACTTTTATCAGTAATTCCTGAAAAGAAATCCCGTTATTTGCTGCCTGTGCTTATTCCGCTGGCAATGAACACGGCTTTTTATATGGAGTATCTTTTTCGCCGTTTTGATATGATGCCGCGAAAGGAAAGTTGGGTGGTCTACTTCAATTTCATCCTAATCGCGGTGATAGGAATAGCCTTTCCTTTTGCCGGAATTATCTACTTCAAGGAAAAATTAGGAGACATCTGGCCATGGTTCTTAATGACATCTGTCTGTCTTTTGAGCATCGGGATTTTTATTTTGATATTTCTGAAACAGAAGAAAATAAAACCGGTTTTTTATTTAAGCGTCTGGTTCATCATTAGTATTGTATTTTTTGGTCTTCCAATGGCAGGAAAAATTGAAACTAATCCGCATTATAGGAGTATTCGCTCTGTAGATGCTTATATTGAAAAATATTCTCTCCCGATATTTGAACTGAAAGGATTTACCCCTGAAATTATCTGGGAATTTGGTAAACCTATAAAGGTGCTGTGGAATGGTGAAAATTATGAGCTTCCTGAGAAAAATCGGTTTTTATTATTAGCTACAGAAGAGCAGGAAAAAGAAATATCTGAAATATTCAGAAATTATATAGCGAAAAAAATAGACGAAATAGACATGAATCCCGTTGGAAATACACATAAAGAAAGACTGTTTCGGGAATTATATTTAATACAAAAAACCAACAAAAAATGA
- a CDS encoding type I phosphomannose isomerase catalytic subunit: MINYPVKFRPILQDKIWGGNKLKEILNKDTNRNRIGESWEISGVEGNVSVVDNGCQKGRTLKEIIHSHKADLVGKKIYDQFGDDFPLLIKFIDAQTDLSVQLHPNDELAKQRHNSFGKTEMWYVLQADEGAKLNIGFNKTLDKREYLEYLEKGKITELLHFEEVEKGDAVFINTGKVHAIGGGILLAEIQQTSDVTYRIFDWNRKDDEGNSRELHTALALDAIDFEQKDDYKLTYDKKINSSSQIASCEYFTTNFLPVKGKLKKDYSSLDSFVIYMCVEGEAKIRLEGNSENIKKGESILIPASCKEVLLEADNAELLEVYI; the protein is encoded by the coding sequence ATGATTAATTATCCAGTTAAATTCCGACCCATTTTACAAGACAAGATCTGGGGTGGCAATAAACTTAAGGAAATATTAAACAAAGATACCAACCGGAATAGAATAGGAGAGAGCTGGGAAATTTCCGGCGTTGAAGGAAATGTTTCGGTTGTAGATAATGGCTGTCAAAAAGGGCGTACTTTAAAAGAAATTATCCATAGCCACAAAGCTGATCTGGTTGGAAAAAAAATATATGATCAATTTGGTGATGATTTTCCATTGCTTATCAAATTTATCGATGCGCAAACCGATCTTTCCGTACAGCTTCATCCCAATGATGAACTGGCAAAACAGCGCCACAATTCTTTTGGAAAAACCGAAATGTGGTATGTTTTACAAGCCGATGAAGGTGCGAAATTAAATATTGGTTTCAATAAAACTCTTGATAAAAGGGAATATCTGGAATATCTGGAAAAAGGAAAAATAACCGAGCTGCTGCATTTTGAAGAGGTTGAAAAAGGAGATGCCGTTTTTATAAATACCGGAAAAGTTCACGCGATAGGAGGAGGAATATTGCTGGCCGAAATTCAGCAAACCTCTGATGTTACGTACCGGATCTTTGACTGGAACAGGAAAGATGATGAAGGAAACAGCCGTGAATTACACACTGCACTGGCACTGGATGCTATAGATTTCGAACAAAAAGACGATTACAAATTGACGTATGATAAAAAAATCAATTCGTCTTCTCAAATTGCTTCCTGTGAATATTTCACAACTAATTTTCTTCCGGTAAAAGGGAAATTAAAGAAAGATTATTCTTCACTTGATTCTTTCGTAATCTATATGTGCGTGGAAGGTGAAGCTAAGATCCGTTTGGAAGGAAATTCTGAAAATATTAAAAAAGGAGAAAGTATTCTGATACCTGCTTCCTGCAAAGAGGTTTTGCTGGAAGCAGATAATGCAGAGTTACTTGAGGTTTATATCTGA
- the mgrA gene encoding L-glyceraldehyde 3-phosphate reductase, whose translation MSSYKPAENRYEKMKYRRCGHSGIDLPLLSIGLWHNFGNHDDLENSREILRTAFDNGITHFDLANNYGPPYGSAEQNFGRIFKEDFKPYRDELIISTKAGWDMWPGPYGNFGSRKYLIASLDQSLKRMGLDYVDIFYHHRPDPDTPLEETMGALDQIVRQGKALYVGISQYNAEDTKKAAKILKEQRTPFLIHQPRYNMIDRWVEDKLLGTLDDLGIGSIVFSPLEQGILTNKYLNGIPDDSRAATEGSYLDKSQITDKVVKQMQQLNEIAKKRDQSLAQMAVAWLLKDQRVTSVLIGVSRVSQLEDNIKAIGNIEFSKDELKEIDSILEK comes from the coding sequence ATGAGCAGTTATAAACCGGCTGAAAACCGTTATGAAAAGATGAAATACCGCCGTTGTGGCCATAGTGGAATAGATCTTCCGCTTCTTTCCATTGGCCTTTGGCATAACTTTGGAAACCATGACGACCTGGAAAATTCACGTGAGATACTCAGAACAGCTTTTGACAATGGGATCACCCATTTCGATCTGGCCAATAATTACGGGCCGCCCTACGGAAGTGCAGAGCAAAATTTCGGACGTATTTTTAAAGAAGATTTTAAACCATATCGCGATGAGCTTATCATTTCAACCAAGGCGGGCTGGGATATGTGGCCGGGACCTTACGGTAATTTTGGATCACGAAAATATCTTATAGCCAGTCTTGACCAGTCTTTGAAAAGAATGGGATTAGATTATGTTGATATTTTCTATCACCACCGCCCAGATCCTGATACGCCGCTTGAAGAAACTATGGGCGCGCTGGATCAAATTGTAAGACAGGGTAAGGCGCTGTATGTGGGAATTTCCCAATATAACGCTGAAGACACGAAAAAGGCCGCAAAGATACTTAAAGAACAACGCACTCCTTTTCTTATTCATCAGCCGCGGTATAACATGATAGACCGCTGGGTGGAAGACAAACTCCTGGGAACCCTTGATGATCTTGGTATTGGCAGCATTGTATTTTCACCTTTGGAACAGGGAATATTGACCAACAAATACCTGAATGGCATTCCGGATGATTCCAGGGCAGCTACTGAAGGAAGTTATCTCGATAAATCTCAGATAACCGATAAGGTGGTAAAGCAAATGCAGCAGCTTAATGAAATTGCCAAAAAGCGCGATCAAAGCCTCGCGCAAATGGCCGTGGCCTGGCTTTTAAAAGACCAGCGTGTGACCTCTGTATTGATAGGTGTTAGCCGTGTTTCACAATTAGAAGACAATATTAAGGCTATAGGAAATATTGAATTTTCTAAAGATGAATTAAAAGAGATCGATTCGATCCTTGAAAAATAA
- a CDS encoding fatty acid desaturase family protein → MEEPTITKKPIYQRPKKASFRKLRSEVNRIVKNSPKRNQLKIKAVLFPLLYIAAYSILLIYGKNPLVFYSSYFLLGILLILIFLNLIHDAVHGVIFKKRWLNDFCVHFFDFLGANSYVWKIRHIKLHHTYPNIMNWDSDFEQSPLVRVFPQSEFKKFHKYQYIYLPFLYPLYLFNWLLVRDFKDFFKKDVLVRKVAEIPKKEYFKLFFFKAVFLGYLIFIPKFVLDLPWLNVISGFVVMVFTASFISLLVLLSPHANINSDFPQPDGKGKMPYNWMEHQLRCTNDISNDNFFIRFFMGSFNYHIAHHLFPDIAHVYYPQITPVIEKFAKENGLEYRKMSLLESLRGHYRLLKANAFNENIFEETM, encoded by the coding sequence ATGGAAGAACCAACTATTACTAAAAAACCCATTTATCAAAGACCAAAAAAAGCTAGCTTCAGGAAACTCAGGAGTGAAGTAAATCGTATTGTAAAAAATTCTCCAAAGAGAAACCAGCTAAAAATAAAAGCGGTTCTTTTTCCGCTGCTTTATATAGCTGCTTATAGCATTCTGCTGATATACGGGAAAAACCCACTGGTGTTCTATTCTTCCTATTTTTTACTTGGAATATTATTAATACTTATATTTCTAAATCTTATCCATGATGCAGTTCACGGTGTTATCTTTAAAAAAAGGTGGCTGAACGATTTTTGCGTTCATTTTTTCGATTTTTTAGGCGCCAACAGTTATGTTTGGAAAATAAGGCATATAAAATTGCATCACACGTATCCCAATATTATGAACTGGGACAGCGATTTTGAACAAAGTCCGCTGGTGAGGGTGTTTCCGCAAAGCGAATTCAAGAAATTCCATAAATACCAGTATATCTATTTGCCGTTTCTTTATCCTCTTTACCTTTTTAACTGGCTTCTGGTAAGGGATTTTAAAGATTTTTTCAAAAAGGATGTGCTGGTTCGAAAGGTAGCCGAGATCCCAAAAAAAGAATATTTCAAATTATTTTTCTTTAAGGCGGTTTTCCTGGGTTATCTCATTTTTATTCCCAAATTCGTGCTTGACCTGCCGTGGTTAAATGTGATTAGCGGGTTTGTAGTTATGGTATTTACTGCCAGTTTTATTTCTTTACTGGTATTGCTTTCTCCACACGCTAATATTAACAGTGATTTTCCGCAGCCCGATGGAAAGGGAAAAATGCCATATAACTGGATGGAACACCAGCTGCGGTGTACCAATGATATCTCTAATGATAATTTTTTCATCCGGTTTTTTATGGGAAGTTTCAACTATCATATTGCTCACCATTTATTTCCCGATATAGCTCATGTTTATTATCCGCAAATAACCCCGGTAATTGAAAAATTCGCAAAAGAAAACGGATTGGAATACCGCAAAATGAGTTTGCTGGAATCGCTTCGAGGTCATTACAGGCTTTTAAAAGCCAATGCTTTCAATGAAAATATCTTTGAGGAAACCATGTGA